In a single window of the Geotrypetes seraphini chromosome 11, aGeoSer1.1, whole genome shotgun sequence genome:
- the LOC117368892 gene encoding beta-2 adrenergic receptor-like — protein sequence MALLVVAITLGNTVSLLVFLRSKQFKTCQGYLKTSLALADLAVGLLVIPYSVYKEVNRLAYGVERQDGHGSLPCFLVGPLYAWCTFISLTTIFLLSVERSVAVFKPLHKRVVITKRRTVHLIVFSWILSLALAVVPMFSSEQISLEYSCCSKMCNYVLNPGNESDWNVMLLFPTFDFSLLGGTFAINFVTFAAIRQNCKVRKQMSLDVQKLSFSEIAAAKTIGIVTFAFSASFGPIAVFVVGNVLGYEWCHFSFYAFWILTCNSCWNVVIYSVRDQKFRLGVRELFTAEVLKSPSQRAARTAKTVAVLKEIFRPEST from the coding sequence ATGGCCCTGTTGGTTGTTGCCATTACCCTGGGGAACACGGTGAGCCTTCTAGTATTCCTCCGGTCCAAACAGTTTAAGACTTGTCAAGGTTATCTGAAGACCTCGTTGGCCCTCGCCGACCTGGCTGTTGGACTGCTGGTGATCCCTTATTCCGTCTACAAGGAGGTGAACAGACTTGCGTACGGGGTGGAGAGGCAGGACGGGCACGGCTCGCTGCCCTGCTTTCTCGTGGGTCCTCTCTACGCCTGGTGCACGTTCATCTCCCTTACGACCATCTTTCTGCTCTCGGTGGAGAGAAGCGTGGCGGTGTTCAAACCGCTTCACAAGAGGGTGGTCATCACGAAGAGAAGGACGGTGCACTTAATAGTCTTCTCGTGGATCCTGAGCTTGGCTTTAGCGGTTGTCCCTATGTTCTCCAGCGAGCAGATCAGCCTTGAGTACAGCTGTTGCAGCAAGATGTGCAACTATGTCCTCAACCCTGGGAACGAAAGCGACTGGAACGTCATGCTCCTCTTCCCGACTTTTGACTTCTCCCTCTTAGGCGGCACCTTCGCCATTAATTTCGTCACCTTTGCAGCCATTCGGCAGAACTGCAAAGTCAGGAAACAGATGAGCCTGGACGTCCAGAAGCTGTCCTTCTCGGAGATCGCGGCAGCCAAGACCATCGGCATCGTCACCTTCGCCTTCTCGGCTTCCTTCGGCCCCATCGCCGTGTTCGTGGTGGGAAACGTCCTTGGCTACGAGTGGTGCCACTTTTCCTTCTATGCGTTTTGGATCTTGACCTGCAACAGCTGCTGGAACGTGGTGATCTACAGCGTCCGCGATCAGAAGTTCAGGCTGGGCGTCCGGGAGCTGTTCACCGCCGAGGTGCTGAAATCGCCCAGCCAAAGAGCCGCCCGCACCGCTAAGACGGTGGCGGTCCTGAAGGAAATCTTTCGTCCCGAATCTACTTGA